A segment of the Elaeis guineensis isolate ETL-2024a chromosome 6, EG11, whole genome shotgun sequence genome:
AAAGATTATTTCTCAGAAATATGAGGGCTTGATTGTTATCGTTGTTGTTTTTACGCTTTTGTTCTTCCAGAAAATAGTGGACTACCGCCAGGAAATTAATATCCGAGACAGCATGTGCACAACactcttctcctttcttccttttgtTTTCACTTTTTTGAAAGCAGTAAATCTTTCCTTTGAAAAACTCTGAAAGttcacaacaaaaaaaaaaagtttcatcaaatAAGTTGCTCAAGCTAATTTGTTTTTTTCTTCTAAAGTCTTTGAAAATGAAAATATCAAACAAAGACCCTTAGAAAATTCCGGATCCAAAAACATTAATAAGATGCCCTAAATTGGCTTTCAgtctaacattttttttttcttttccaactTCTTGTCGGTGTCATTGGGACCTCCTAGCACTAAATACTGATCTGCCACGTCCTAAACTAGCACTAAATACTGATCTGCCATGTCCTAAATTGACTTTAGCATCGCACAAATGAGCTACCCTTAAACAATCAATTCTCTTGCCTTTGGAGCTATTTTGCATATACTCTCTCCTCCACGGTTTTGTCTCTTGGATTAAAGCCCAAAAGATATCTCAAGAGGGAGAGAAAGGCCCAATCATATAAATCAGAGTTATTTTTAATTTACAACCGATGTAAAACTAAATCTCttacaatattttttatatctattttttttttcttgtcgtgaTCATATCACCTTCATCAAAATTCTGCATTCATTTCACCTATGAAAATTGGTATCCATATTCTCGTAACTTCAATCCTATCCGCAAAGAATTAATAAGGATAACTCTTACCTCAACTTTAAGCAACTGCAGAGGCATAAGCACAAAAGTGTAAAGCTTCTCTCTAATGCCCTTATTACTATTATTAATCATCATCACGAAATACATCAAGATcacatgtgcatatatatatatatatatatatatatatatatatatatatatatatatatatatatcatcttaAGTTCCCATAGCGACTAATAGACAGAGCCAGCCATTTCATACAACACACTACCGTCTAACCCACACCACacatgtataaaaataaaatccaacgtGCAGGCTAAAAGATGCCACGTACGGAGCCCTCCATAAACCATGAAGCAGTGGGTGATGAGGAGCTCCATCAACGAGTGAAGCGGCCGCTCCTCTAACTGCTGCGGCTCCACACCACATGATCCTGTGGCAAGAAGTGACAGACGGGCACCGTCCCGGGCTTCACCTTGAGCACCTGGAAGGCCAGGTGCTTGGGGTTCCACGCCTTGGTGTCGGTGTGGCACACCGCCACCGCCTCCACCTTCGTCCAGTCCTTCCCCACCATCTCCACCGTGTATGCCCTCGCCGCCGTCGTCGCATGGCAGTAGAACACGGCATACGGATAGGCCTCCGGGTGGCACGCCACCAGCTCCGTCCCCGCCATCCTCCGCACACCAGATGCCCTTATCGTGTATTGCTGCGCCGGCGTCCCCTCCTTGTCCACCGTGGTCGAAATGGCCTTGACGTCGTGCGTTCCGAGGGTCGACGTGCTGAAGTCCGCCATGGACTCCAGCGAGGTGGCGCAGTACTTCTTCTCGCTGCCCACTGCCGGCTCTTCGCACTCTTTAAGCGTCTTCTTCATCGCCTCGGCTTCGATGGAGTCCGATTCTATCGAGAATTGATGGAGGATCGCCGGGAGCTTGGATGAAGAGAAGGGGATGGAGTCGGCCTCTTGGCGGGAAAGGAAGGTGGCGCCGGAGTTGGTTTGGGTGAAGTGGAGGTTCATCTTGGCGCCGGGGCGGAGGTCCTTCTCCAAGAAGAAAAGGGCGACGTTGGGGTCGTCATGGAGTTGGGTTTCGGTGGCGGCATATATGTAGGAGAAGGGCGAGTTTCCAGGCCTCACGTTGACCACCACCGGCTTCTTCTTCGGGTAACCAGTGTTTACGCTGACTCCACCGTTTCCCACACTGACATTGGTGCCACCGGGCTTTCCATTTGCGGGGCTGACATGAACGCCAACGCCGCCCCGGCCAACGCCGACGGTGGTGCCGCCGGGCTTTCCCTTCCCTGCGTTCACATACACACCTCCCTTCCCTACGCTGACAGATGTTCCCGCTTTCT
Coding sequences within it:
- the LOC140858423 gene encoding BURP domain-containing protein 3-like, whose translation is MDRSLLLLSFLLLAAAVGHAALSPQLYWHSVLPNTPMPKAISNILSPDAFADEKAGTSVSVGKGGVYVNAGKGKPGGTTVGVGRGGVGVHVSPANGKPGGTNVSVGNGGVSVNTGYPKKKPVVVNVRPGNSPFSYIYAATETQLHDDPNVALFFLEKDLRPGAKMNLHFTQTNSGATFLSRQEADSIPFSSSKLPAILHQFSIESDSIEAEAMKKTLKECEEPAVGSEKKYCATSLESMADFSTSTLGTHDVKAISTTVDKEGTPAQQYTIRASGVRRMAGTELVACHPEAYPYAVFYCHATTAARAYTVEMVGKDWTKVEAVAVCHTDTKAWNPKHLAFQVLKVKPGTVPVCHFLPQDHVVWSRSS